A single genomic interval of Thiohalophilus sp. harbors:
- a CDS encoding YbaK/EbsC family protein, whose protein sequence is MTISIRLLEYLEWKGVDYELLHHAFVTGSLRTAAMAHIPGRQFAKPVVLKDEQGYLVAVIPASHKLDLGELNRDLHRKLSLANEKEIAKLFGDCSKGAVPPVAEAFGYETAVDETLEASPDVYFEAGDHAELVHVSGEDFRYMMHRARHGHFSHPN, encoded by the coding sequence ATGACCATCTCTATAAGATTACTCGAATACCTGGAATGGAAAGGCGTCGATTACGAGCTGCTGCATCACGCCTTTGTCACCGGCAGCCTGCGCACCGCGGCCATGGCCCACATTCCGGGCCGCCAGTTTGCCAAACCGGTGGTACTGAAAGACGAACAGGGTTATCTGGTCGCGGTGATCCCCGCCTCGCACAAGCTGGATCTGGGCGAACTCAATCGCGATCTGCACCGCAAACTGAGCCTGGCGAACGAAAAGGAGATCGCAAAATTGTTCGGCGACTGCTCCAAAGGCGCGGTCCCGCCCGTCGCCGAGGCCTTCGGTTACGAGACTGCCGTGGACGAAACCCTGGAGGCCTCCCCGGATGTCTACTTTGAAGCCGGCGATCACGCCGAACTGGTCCACGTCTCCGGCGAAGATTTTCGCTACATGATGCACCGCGCCCGGCACGGGCACTTCAGTCATCCTAACTAA
- a CDS encoding alpha/beta hydrolase, translating into MPSEELRFITAPDGVRLGYKLVSQGPQAPTLVMLHGLASNHSRWSEFVANTELRRDWNLLRPDLRGHSYSMTRRTYHREHWCEDLAAILRQEKLHNVVILGHSLGAQIAMDFARRYPALCGGLILLDPVFPELLHGRLGKARRFRPLLWLIVRLLRLGYALGLGKREFPIRDLHALDVKTRELLKQTSASEIARLYTNPRVDLEFIPLANYLQDVLEVVRPLPDYTQISQPVRVLLSTGTSLSDHRALEEKIARIPKSDIVPVHCNHWPMTEKPEEVRQIIESTCRQWAEQGQVPAAGVDNLRTNE; encoded by the coding sequence ATGCCAAGTGAAGAACTGCGATTTATCACCGCTCCCGACGGGGTGCGGCTGGGCTATAAGCTGGTCAGCCAGGGCCCGCAGGCCCCCACGCTAGTCATGTTGCACGGCTTAGCGAGCAATCACAGCCGCTGGAGCGAGTTTGTCGCCAACACCGAATTGCGTCGCGACTGGAATCTGCTGCGTCCGGATCTGCGCGGCCACAGCTATTCGATGACCCGCAGGACCTATCACCGCGAGCACTGGTGCGAGGATCTGGCGGCGATCCTGCGGCAGGAAAAGCTGCACAACGTGGTCATTCTCGGTCACAGTCTCGGTGCCCAGATCGCCATGGATTTCGCGCGGCGTTACCCGGCATTGTGCGGCGGACTGATCCTGCTGGATCCGGTCTTCCCCGAACTGCTGCATGGCCGGCTGGGCAAGGCGCGCCGTTTTCGACCGTTGTTGTGGCTGATCGTCAGGTTATTGCGTCTGGGGTACGCGCTGGGCCTGGGCAAGCGGGAGTTTCCGATCCGCGATCTGCATGCGCTGGATGTCAAAACCCGCGAACTGCTCAAGCAGACTTCGGCTTCGGAGATCGCCCGCCTGTATACCAATCCGCGGGTGGACCTGGAGTTCATCCCGCTGGCCAACTATCTGCAGGATGTGCTGGAGGTGGTGCGTCCGCTGCCCGACTATACGCAGATTAGCCAGCCGGTGCGGGTGCTGCTCTCCACCGGCACCTCGCTGAGCGATCACCGGGCCCTGGAGGAAAAGATCGCCCGCATCCCCAAAAGCGATATCGTGCCGGTGCACTGCAACCACTGGCCCATGACCGAAAAGCCCGAGGAAGTGCGCCAGATCATCGAGTCCACCTGCCGGCAGTGGGCCGAGCAAGGTCAAGTCCCTGCAGCGGGAGTCGATAACCTCAGGACAAATGAATAA
- a CDS encoding YifB family Mg chelatase-like AAA ATPase, whose amino-acid sequence MSLAVVYTRAQCGVDAPLVSVETHLSNGLPGLSIVGLPETEVKESKDRVRAALLNSRFEYPARRITVNLAPADLPKEGGRFDLAIALGILAASGQLPANELEKYEFLGELALGGQLRAVRGALPAALHSGQAGRRLVVPRDNLAEATLVQAAEVRGADHLSEVCAHLIGQQSLALSEPGDTPTIASAPQPDLAEVRAQHQARRALEIAAAGEHSLLMVGPPGTGKSMLARRLPGILPTMSDEEAMQSAAVQSISHQGFDRSRWKVRPFRAPHHTASAVALVGGGSHPRPGEISLAHHGVMFLDELPEFDRRVLEVLREPLESGMITISRATRQADFPARFQLIAAMNPCPCGYYGDASGRCRCTPDQVARYRAKLSGPLLDRIDMHVEVPSVSLDVLHQDNPVREEPSARVRERVETARARQLARSGMANARLDNTRLEQVCRLEEEPARLLQTAITRLGLSARAYHRVLKLARTIADLAGVEAISAAHISEAIAYRKLDRPLQQVVEP is encoded by the coding sequence ATGAGTCTTGCAGTGGTCTACACCCGCGCCCAGTGCGGCGTCGACGCCCCGCTGGTCAGCGTGGAAACCCATCTCTCCAACGGCCTGCCCGGTCTCTCCATCGTGGGCCTGCCGGAGACCGAGGTCAAAGAGAGCAAGGACCGGGTACGCGCCGCCCTGCTCAACAGCCGCTTCGAATATCCGGCCCGGCGCATTACCGTCAACCTGGCGCCGGCCGATCTGCCCAAGGAGGGCGGTCGCTTCGATCTGGCTATCGCGCTGGGCATTCTGGCCGCTTCCGGCCAGCTTCCCGCCAACGAGCTGGAAAAGTATGAGTTTCTCGGCGAACTGGCTCTCGGCGGGCAGTTGCGCGCGGTGCGCGGCGCCCTGCCAGCCGCCCTGCACAGCGGCCAGGCGGGGCGTCGGCTGGTTGTGCCGCGCGATAACCTGGCCGAGGCCACGCTGGTTCAGGCCGCCGAGGTCCGAGGCGCCGATCATTTAAGCGAGGTCTGCGCCCACCTGATTGGCCAGCAGAGCCTGGCGCTCAGCGAGCCGGGTGACACGCCAACCATCGCGTCCGCCCCGCAGCCGGATCTGGCCGAGGTACGCGCCCAGCATCAGGCCAGACGGGCGCTGGAAATCGCCGCCGCCGGGGAACACAGCCTGTTGATGGTCGGCCCGCCGGGTACCGGCAAGTCGATGCTGGCGCGGCGCCTGCCGGGGATCCTGCCGACCATGAGCGACGAGGAGGCAATGCAAAGCGCGGCCGTGCAGTCCATCAGCCATCAGGGGTTCGATCGCAGCCGCTGGAAGGTGCGCCCGTTTCGCGCCCCGCACCACACCGCCTCGGCGGTGGCGCTGGTGGGCGGCGGCAGTCACCCGCGACCGGGAGAGATCTCGCTGGCCCATCACGGGGTGATGTTTCTGGATGAGTTGCCCGAGTTCGATCGCCGCGTCCTGGAGGTGCTGCGCGAGCCCCTGGAGAGCGGCATGATTACCATCTCGCGGGCCACGCGCCAGGCTGACTTCCCGGCCCGCTTTCAGCTGATCGCCGCCATGAACCCCTGTCCGTGCGGCTACTACGGTGATGCAAGCGGTCGCTGCCGCTGCACACCGGATCAGGTCGCCCGCTATCGGGCCAAGCTGTCGGGGCCGCTGCTGGATCGGATCGACATGCACGTGGAGGTGCCGAGCGTCTCCCTGGACGTGTTGCATCAGGACAACCCGGTCCGGGAAGAGCCCAGCGCGCGGGTTCGCGAACGGGTGGAAACCGCCCGCGCCCGGCAACTGGCCCGCAGCGGCATGGCCAATGCGCGACTGGACAATACCCGGCTGGAGCAGGTTTGCCGGCTGGAGGAAGAACCGGCCCGCTTGCTGCAAACGGCGATCACCCGGCTGGGATTATCGGCGCGAGCCTATCACCGGGTTCTGAAGCTGGCCCGGACCATCGCCGATCTGGCCGGGGTCGAGGCGATCAGCGCGGCGCACATCAGCGAGGCGATTGCCTATCGCAAGCTGGATCGGCCATTGCAGCAGGTGGTCGAGCCGTAA